One segment of Panicum virgatum strain AP13 chromosome 3K, P.virgatum_v5, whole genome shotgun sequence DNA contains the following:
- the LOC120697619 gene encoding uncharacterized protein YwkD-like yields MATRCVASLPLLSASSAAAARAQPIPSAAAPRRFRTRLSVATGGEQQLITAQEPAQEPDYGVVSLHHVGILCENLERSMAFYKDLLGLKVNPARPTDKLPYRGAWLWVGSEMIHLMELPNPDPLTGRPEHGGRDRHTCIAIKDVLKLKEIFDKAGISYTLSKSGRPAIFARDPDGNALEFTQV; encoded by the exons ATGGCGACGAGGTGCGTCGCGTCTCTTCCCCTCCTCTCCGCAtccagcgccgcggcggccagggcgcaGCCTATcccatccgccgccgcgccccgccgcttccGCACACGCCTTTCGGTCGCCACAGGCGGGGAGCAGCAGCTCATCACGGCGCAGGAGCCGGCCCAGG AACCTGATTATGGAGTTGTTAGCCTTCATCATGTTGGGATTCTGTGTGAAAATCTTGAAAGGTCAATGGCGTTCTACAAGGACCTCCTAG GTCTTAAGGTGAATCCTGCTAGGCCAACCGACAAGCTGCCATACAGAGGTGCTTGGCTCTGGGTTGGTTCTGAGATGATCCACTTGATGGAGCTGCCAAATCCTGATCCTCTGACAGGACGCCCAGAGCATGGTGGGCGCGATCGTCATACCTGTATAGCAATCAAAGATGTGTTGAAGCTGAAAGAAATATTTGACAAAGCTG GAATCAGCTACACACTCAGCAAATCTGGGCGTCCGGCGATCTTTGCAAGAGACCCAGAtgggaacgcattggagttcaCCCAAGTGTAG
- the LOC120697620 gene encoding uncharacterized protein LOC120697620 isoform X2, producing the protein MPMDQLARKEENKAAYLCYSELATRTDPKQRPGVKKRGNTIDLSLSGQALLFDVEAVFDIGQNHHVIAIFVGTLMKIYREDYKFLSGTSACRWYINENDIPEMRTSQRGYYFSSEFKFRHLYLSPILMFR; encoded by the exons ATGCCCATGGATCAGCTAGCTAGGAAGGAAGAAAATAAAGCAGCATACCTCTGTTACTCT GAACTAGCAACAAGAACTGATCCCAAGCAAAGACCAGGAGTGAAAAAAAG GGGAAACACAATTGATTTATCACTTTCAGGACAAGCTCTTCTATTCGATGTTGAGGCAGTCTTTGATATTGGCCAGAATCATCATGTTATAGCAATATTTGTGGGCACACTCATGAAAATATATCGAGAAGATTACAAGTTCCTCAGTGGAACTTCTGCATGTCGGTGGTATATAAATGAAAATGATATTCCAGAAATGAGGACATCTCAAAGAGGGTATTATTTCAGTTCTGAATTTAAATTCAGACACCTATATCTTAGCCCAATACTCATGTTTCGTTAA
- the LOC120697620 gene encoding uncharacterized protein LOC120697620 isoform X1, with translation MFVPIPIRAAVAIQTQKKSFVKLKELATRTDPKQRPGVKKRGNTIDLSLSGQALLFDVEAVFDIGQNHHVIAIFVGTLMKIYREDYKFLSGTSACRWYINENDIPEMRTSQRGYYFSSEFKFRHLYLSPILMFR, from the exons ATGTTTGTTCCCATCCCCATCCGTGCTGCCGTCGCAATCCAAACGCAAAAGAAATCTTTCGTCAAACTAAAG GAACTAGCAACAAGAACTGATCCCAAGCAAAGACCAGGAGTGAAAAAAAG GGGAAACACAATTGATTTATCACTTTCAGGACAAGCTCTTCTATTCGATGTTGAGGCAGTCTTTGATATTGGCCAGAATCATCATGTTATAGCAATATTTGTGGGCACACTCATGAAAATATATCGAGAAGATTACAAGTTCCTCAGTGGAACTTCTGCATGTCGGTGGTATATAAATGAAAATGATATTCCAGAAATGAGGACATCTCAAAGAGGGTATTATTTCAGTTCTGAATTTAAATTCAGACACCTATATCTTAGCCCAATACTCATGTTTCGTTAA